The window GTCCTACACCGTGACCCACTCGCTGCAGAACGCCTTCGCCTTCGACCCGCGCCACACCGGGATCGTCCTGGCCGTGCTGCTGGCCATCACCTTCATCGGTGGCATCAAGCGCATCGCGGCAGTGTCGGACCTGCTGGTACCGATCAAGACCCTGGCCTACATCGGCGTGACCCTGTACGTGATCGGCACCCAGATCGAACACGTGCCAGCCATGCTGGAAACCATCTTCAAGAGCGCCTTCGGCCTCGACCCAGCCTTCGGCGGCCTGCTCGGCAGCGCCATCGTCATGGGCGTGAAGCGTGGTGTGTTCGCCAACGAAGCCGGCCTGGGCAGCGCGCCGAACGTGGCCGCCGTAGCCGCCGTGAAACACCCGGGCGCCCAGGGCGTGGTCCAGGCGTTCAGCGTGTTCCTCGACACCTTCGTCATCTGCACCTGCACCGCGCTGCTGATCCTGCTGTCGGGCTTCTACACCCCGGGCTTCGAAGGGGATGGCATCGTCCTGACCCAGAACTCGCTGGCCGCCGTGGTCGGTGACTGGGGCCGGATCTTCGTCAGCGTCGCGCTGTCGCTGTTCGTCTTCACCTGCATCCTCTACAACTACTACCTGGGCGAGAACAGCCTGCAGTTCCTCAGCCGCAACCGTGCCGTGCTGATGGCCTTCCGTGGCCTGGTGCTGGCGCTGGTGGTCTGGGGTTCGATGCAGGACCTGTCGACCGTGTTCGCCTTCGCCGACATCACCATGACCTGCCTGGCGTTCGTCAACCTGGTCGCCCTGGCCCTGCTGTT of the Pseudomonas vanderleydeniana genome contains:
- a CDS encoding alanine/glycine:cation symporter family protein, with product MLEVINDFLSGKLLIVLIVGLGSYFTIRSRFVQFRHFGHMFGVFKESLRGQAGQLSSFQALMLSLAGRVGAGNIAGVGIAVTLGGPGAVFWMWVTALVGMSSSFFECTLAQVYKRADGDGLYRGGPAYYIQHGLKLKSMAIVFSVLLLVTYGFAFIGLQSYTVTHSLQNAFAFDPRHTGIVLAVLLAITFIGGIKRIAAVSDLLVPIKTLAYIGVTLYVIGTQIEHVPAMLETIFKSAFGLDPAFGGLLGSAIVMGVKRGVFANEAGLGSAPNVAAVAAVKHPGAQGVVQAFSVFLDTFVICTCTALLILLSGFYTPGFEGDGIVLTQNSLAAVVGDWGRIFVSVALSLFVFTCILYNYYLGENSLQFLSRNRAVLMAFRGLVLALVVWGSMQDLSTVFAFADITMTCLAFVNLVALALLFKVGLRVMRDYDEQRRAGVKQPVFDSSKFNDLDLDRAAWPANPPVETAAQGVPATHR